From a region of the Lactuca sativa cultivar Salinas chromosome 4, Lsat_Salinas_v11, whole genome shotgun sequence genome:
- the LOC111911964 gene encoding calcium uniporter protein 4, mitochondrial, translating to MALRRTLTKRLIKDQTPFIDHTPFTSLSSHRALNAANSNLKRDLLTSPENSSPTADAGFFRRFLQRRKINQSSTMSLPELFLFPVGEKLREKLNISNGERVMLDGLRNPVTERPPVSIDSVGISVNDARKILRFSQLQKVRSALKQIPTNSISYSEFLTVCIDICNNHDQGVEFSKMLDEAGDVIVLGNVVFLRPDQLTKSMEKLISQSIAIPNDPRKQQLEELETQKALIDQKSVSQVRGELYCGLGFLVIQTMAFMRLTFWELSWDVMEPICFFFTSFHFALAYMFFIRTSKEPTFEGYFQRRFKTKQKKLMEVYNFDLEKYNQLRKAFYPTCENLSFQDLGQGGRGNTVFG from the exons ATGGCGCTCCGGCGAACCCTAACTAAACGTCTCATCAAAGACCAAACCCCCTTCATAGatcatacacctttcacttcTCTCTCATCGCACAGAGCCTTAAATGCAGCCAACTCGAATCTCAAACGCGACCTGTTGACGTCGCCGGAGAACTCTTCCCCCACTGCGGATGCTGGATTCTTCCGGCGGTTTCTCCAGCGGAGAAAAATCAACCAATCGTCGACAATGAGCCTACCGGAGTTGTTTTTATTTCCGGTTGGCGAGAAACTGCGGGAGAAGCTGAACATATCTAACGGAGAACGTGTTATGCTTGACGGACTAAGGAATCCGGTAACGGAGCGTCCACCGGTTTCTATCGATTCCGTCGGAATATCAGTGAATGATGCGAGGAAGATCCTGAGATTTTCTCAGTTGCAGAAGGTGAGATCTGCGTTGAAACAGATCCCAACGAATTCGATTAGCTACTCCGAATTTCTCACAGTCTGCATTGACATTTGTAATAATCACGATCAAGGCGTAGAGTTCTCCAAAATGTTGGATGAAGCTGGAGACGTCATTGTCTTGGGAAACGTCGTCTTCCTCCGTCCCGATCAG TTGACAAAATCAATGGAGAAACTGATATCACAATCCATCGCCATTCCAAACGACCCAAGAAAACAACAACTCGAAGAATTAGAAACCCAAAAAGCTTTAATCGATCAAAAATCAGTCTCCCAAGTTCGAGGTGAGCTCTATTGTGGTCTCGGATTTCTGGTAATCCAAACAATGGCGTTCATGAGGTTAACATTTTGGGAACTTAGTTGGGATGTAATGGAACCCATCTGCTTCTTCTTCACATCTTTCCACTTTGCACTCGCATACATGTTCTTCATAAGAACATCCAAAGAACCCACTTTTGAAGGCTACTTTCAACGTAGGTTTAAAACAAAGCAAAAGAAGCTTATGGAGGTTTACAATTTTGATCTTGAAAAGTACAACCAACTTCGTAAGGCCTTTTATCCTACATGTGAAAATTTAAGTTTTCAAGATTTGGGTCAAGGAGGAAGGGGAAATACAGTTTTTGGTTAA